One Hippea jasoniae genomic region harbors:
- the pseC gene encoding UDP-4-amino-4,6-dideoxy-N-acetyl-beta-L-altrosamine transaminase, producing MWCIKVDRFLPYSRQWIDEEDIKNVVEVLKENIITQGEKIEQFEKALAEIFGAKYAVVFNSGTSALHGAYFALSLGKNDEFITTPISFVATSNAGLYLGAKPVFVDIDSDTGCIDASLIEKHINPKTKLISVVHYGGHPVDMDVVWNIADRYGLFVVEDACHALGSKYKGKMIGDCKRSSAVIFSFHPLKHITTGEGGAVLTNYEDVYNKLKMFRNSGITKDKRFFENKSDGDWYYEMQILGFNYKMTDFQAALGLSQLKKLERFVKKRREIANFYDTKFEGNKWFNVLKNKDFALNSYHLYPIRLKGNCTEKKQEIFKALRKSGLGVQVHYIPIYLQPFYKKLGYKQGLCPEAEAFYRQELSLPIFPLMDEKDVEFVISAVFDVFERMCG from the coding sequence ATGTGGTGTATTAAGGTGGATAGGTTTTTGCCTTACAGTAGGCAGTGGATTGATGAAGAAGATATAAAAAATGTTGTTGAAGTGCTTAAAGAAAACATTATAACGCAAGGTGAGAAAATTGAACAATTTGAAAAAGCACTTGCTGAAATATTTGGAGCAAAATATGCTGTTGTTTTCAATAGTGGAACATCTGCTTTACATGGAGCCTATTTTGCCCTATCATTGGGCAAAAACGATGAATTTATAACGACACCGATAAGTTTTGTTGCTACATCCAATGCGGGTTTATATCTTGGGGCAAAACCCGTTTTTGTTGATATAGATAGTGATACAGGATGCATCGATGCTTCTTTAATAGAAAAGCATATAAATCCAAAAACAAAACTTATTAGTGTTGTTCATTACGGTGGTCATCCTGTTGATATGGATGTTGTTTGGAATATTGCAGACAGATATGGTTTGTTTGTTGTTGAAGATGCATGCCATGCATTGGGCAGCAAATATAAAGGAAAAATGATTGGTGATTGCAAAAGGTCTTCAGCTGTGATTTTTAGTTTTCATCCTTTAAAGCATATAACAACCGGTGAGGGTGGTGCCGTTCTGACTAATTATGAAGATGTATATAATAAACTTAAGATGTTTAGAAATAGTGGCATTACAAAAGATAAAAGATTTTTTGAAAATAAAAGTGATGGTGATTGGTATTATGAGATGCAGATTTTGGGTTTCAATTACAAGATGACGGATTTTCAGGCAGCATTGGGTTTATCTCAGCTAAAAAAATTAGAAAGGTTTGTTAAAAAAAGGAGAGAGATAGCTAATTTTTATGATACAAAATTTGAAGGAAATAAGTGGTTTAATGTTTTAAAAAATAAAGATTTTGCGCTAAATAGTTATCATCTTTATCCGATTAGATTAAAAGGGAATTGCACAGAGAAAAAGCAGGAGATTTTTAAAGCGTTGAGAAAGAGTGGTCTCGGTGTTCAAGTGCACTATATTCCCATATATCTGCAGCCTTTTTATAAAAAGCTTGGATATAAACAGGGTTTGTGCCCTGAAGCAGAAGCATTCTACAGGCAGGAATTATCCCTGCCGATTTTTCCTTTGATGGATGAGAAAGATGTAGAGTTTGTTATTAGTGCTGTATTTGATGTGTTTGAGAGGATGTGTGGATGA
- the pseB gene encoding UDP-N-acetylglucosamine 4,6-dehydratase (inverting) — protein MVDGRVILITGGTGSFGRKFTKILLEQYNPQKIIIYSRDEYKQYLMQKEFEKFQKRLRFFIGDVRDKERLYRAFEGVDIVVHAAALKHVPLMEYNPIEAVKTNIGGAENIINAAIDKGVKKVIALSTDKAVNPINLYGATKLVSDKLFIAANSYVGKKDTCFCVVRYGNVAGSRGSVIPYFLNLVKNGSKSLPITDFRMTRFWITLKQGVDMVLRAIDEAKGGEIYVSKIPSFKIVDLAKAICPECKLKEVGIRPGEKLHEVMITEGDVNTFEYDDHYIIYPSMSWFSVAKRLKKGGKKVKEGFRYSSDTNLCWLSIEDLKAQLKQIDVVY, from the coding sequence ATGGTTGATGGTAGGGTTATACTAATTACAGGAGGAACCGGTTCGTTTGGTAGAAAGTTTACTAAGATATTGTTGGAGCAATACAATCCGCAAAAGATAATTATCTATTCTCGTGATGAGTATAAACAATATTTAATGCAAAAGGAGTTTGAAAAGTTTCAAAAAAGACTCAGATTTTTTATAGGTGATGTGAGAGATAAAGAACGACTTTACAGGGCTTTTGAAGGTGTTGATATTGTTGTTCATGCAGCAGCACTAAAACATGTGCCTTTGATGGAGTATAATCCTATTGAGGCTGTAAAAACAAACATCGGTGGAGCTGAAAACATTATAAATGCAGCTATCGATAAAGGTGTAAAAAAGGTTATAGCACTTTCAACAGATAAAGCAGTAAACCCGATAAACCTTTATGGAGCTACCAAGCTTGTTTCAGATAAATTGTTTATTGCTGCAAATTCCTATGTAGGTAAAAAAGATACATGTTTTTGTGTTGTTAGATATGGCAATGTTGCTGGAAGCAGGGGCTCTGTAATTCCATATTTTCTAAATCTTGTTAAAAATGGATCAAAAAGTTTACCTATCACAGATTTTAGAATGACGCGCTTCTGGATAACATTAAAGCAAGGTGTTGATATGGTTTTGAGAGCCATTGATGAAGCTAAAGGTGGAGAGATTTATGTTTCAAAAATTCCATCATTTAAGATTGTTGATCTTGCAAAAGCTATATGTCCTGAATGCAAACTTAAAGAGGTTGGTATAAGACCTGGAGAAAAGCTACATGAGGTTATGATTACAGAGGGAGATGTTAATACATTTGAATACGATGATCATTATATAATTTATCCTTCAATGAGCTGGTTTAGCGTTGCCAAGAGATTAAAAAAAGGCGGAAAAAAGGTAAAAGAGGGTTTTAGGTATTCATCTGATACTAATTTATGCTGGTTGAGTATTGAAGATCTGAAAGCTCAGCTAAAACAGATTGATGTGGTGTATTAA